The following proteins are encoded in a genomic region of Propionispora hippei DSM 15287:
- a CDS encoding transposase has protein sequence MRSWRKHWDELATMFKYPEQIRRIIYATNAIENFNRQLRKVTKTKSAFVSDDTLLRLLYLITMQVTDKWTMPIKEWGSILMHLRIYFGDRSPSGFECLLIRGLPPQLSIIWLSENTQLFSALPH, from the coding sequence ATTCGTTCATGGCGGAAGCATTGGGACGAACTAGCCACCATGTTTAAGTACCCCGAGCAGATCAGGCGGATCATTTACGCTACTAACGCCATTGAGAATTTCAATCGACAGCTCCGCAAAGTGACAAAAACCAAGAGCGCTTTTGTCAGCGACGATACACTTTTAAGGCTGCTTTATCTGATCACCATGCAGGTTACAGATAAATGGACGATGCCCATCAAGGAATGGGGCAGCATCCTAATGCACTTGAGGATCTATTTCGGCGACCGGTCACCATCCGGCTTTGAGTGTTTATTAATACGGGGACTACCCCCACAACTATCCATTATTTGGCTTTCGGAGAATACACAATTGTTTTCGGCGCTACCTCATTGA
- a CDS encoding sigma-54-dependent transcriptional regulator, whose amino-acid sequence MNILVIDDDKDSRESMSTILGLLGHTMLEAGSAEEGLERLRQVPSINLLLSDIKMPGKSGIDFLRELRGCREADGFDVVLFTGFATVETAVDALRLGAYDYLLKPVGMNDLVDLLDRVGKRTEIRNRNMDSALSGAIQPTSLYRLPEVQDRLGFFSKSMHQKMEQAIKFHEDRGLSVLIQGETGVGKELMAKLIHHGLQEGGCHLPFIDINCAAIMPSLFESELFGYEHGAFTGGLKRGQLGKFDAARGGTLFLDEVAEIPLEKQGILLRVLQEKEFYRVGGTQKIKTDVRIICATNVSLEDAVKAGNFRKDLYYRLKVGMLYLPPLRQRLEEIIPLSLYFLRELSRQKGKRFQNISPEAAKELVSYSWPGNVRELRNAIELAVFMHDAEVLTGEHLHLDDAEMGEAAAFRGEKIDGVEGLGDVINNQVNNLVQRALEDCGGNKTAAAEKLGISRRKLYRLLEKVK is encoded by the coding sequence ATGAATATTCTCGTGATTGATGACGATAAAGACAGCCGGGAAAGCATGAGTACCATACTCGGTTTACTTGGACATACTATGCTGGAGGCGGGAAGCGCGGAGGAAGGACTGGAAAGGTTGCGGCAGGTGCCTTCGATTAACCTGCTGCTGTCCGATATTAAGATGCCGGGCAAGAGTGGCATTGATTTTTTGCGGGAACTTCGTGGATGTAGGGAAGCCGACGGATTTGACGTGGTGCTTTTCACCGGTTTTGCAACGGTGGAAACGGCAGTAGACGCCTTGCGGCTGGGGGCGTATGATTATTTGTTAAAGCCAGTGGGGATGAATGACCTTGTAGATTTGCTGGATCGTGTCGGAAAAAGAACGGAAATCAGGAACAGAAACATGGACTCAGCTCTATCCGGCGCCATACAGCCAACATCGTTATACCGTCTGCCTGAGGTGCAGGACAGGCTTGGTTTCTTTTCCAAGAGCATGCATCAAAAGATGGAGCAGGCCATAAAATTTCATGAAGACCGAGGCCTTTCGGTATTGATTCAGGGAGAAACCGGAGTCGGAAAAGAATTGATGGCCAAGCTGATTCATCATGGACTGCAAGAGGGAGGATGCCACCTGCCTTTTATTGATATCAATTGTGCGGCTATTATGCCGAGCCTCTTTGAAAGTGAGTTGTTTGGATACGAGCATGGTGCGTTCACCGGCGGGCTGAAGCGTGGACAACTCGGCAAGTTCGACGCTGCCAGGGGAGGCACGCTGTTTTTGGACGAGGTGGCAGAGATTCCTCTGGAAAAACAGGGGATATTGTTGCGGGTACTTCAGGAGAAGGAATTTTACCGTGTAGGAGGTACCCAGAAAATAAAGACGGATGTCCGCATCATTTGCGCTACCAACGTTTCCCTGGAAGATGCGGTGAAAGCAGGAAACTTTAGAAAGGATCTATATTATCGCTTAAAAGTCGGAATGCTGTATTTGCCGCCTCTGCGACAACGGCTTGAGGAGATCATTCCGTTATCCCTATATTTTTTGCGGGAGCTTTCAAGGCAAAAAGGGAAGCGGTTTCAAAACATTAGTCCGGAAGCAGCTAAAGAATTAGTTTCCTACTCCTGGCCAGGCAATGTACGGGAACTGCGTAATGCAATTGAGTTGGCCGTATTCATGCACGATGCTGAGGTGCTGACAGGAGAGCATCTGCATCTAGACGATGCAGAAATGGGAGAAGCGGCTGCTTTCCGGGGAGAAAAGATAGATGGCGTTGAAGGATTGGGTGACGTGATTAACAATCAGGTTAACAATCTGGTGCAGCGTGCGCTGGAGGACTGCGGGGGCAACAAAACGGCCGCTGCTGAAAAGCTTGGTATTTCCCGACGAAAGCTGTACCGGTTATTAGAAAAAGTAAAATAG